Proteins from one Rhodoflexus caldus genomic window:
- a CDS encoding M14 family metallopeptidase: MNRKAFVAALQRQYETYREPYFTYRRFKHADIQPLIAALSPDKGFSVKELGLSTEKRVIHHIRLGKGTTKVMLWSQMHGDEATATMALFDIFRFFSASDELDSYRKVILDNLSLHFVPMLNPDGAEVFKRRTALDIDMNRDALRLVNPESRLLKGLRDELNADFGFNLHDQHTRYTAYYTPKPATISFLAPAYNVAKEVNPVRERAMRLIAAMNDDLQSIIPGQVAKYNDEFEPRAFGDNIQKWGTSTVLIESGGYPDDPEKFYIRQLNFIAILSALYAIAQKEYEHHTTEQYWAIPENRTQLRHLVLRNALLDFNGTAYRADISFDIRERMKADGRSFYYQCFVDDIGDLSTLYGYREIDCTNLQVSFGKVYPEEMYSLDQIRKLNFSRLLAEGYTALRYKGQDWQEKDVPADIPFNLLRGNHTRPDDAVSMEQNPDLVLAENGKVRYLIINGFVREPDVQSSKGNALSY, translated from the coding sequence ATGAACAGAAAAGCGTTTGTTGCTGCCCTGCAACGGCAATATGAAACCTACCGCGAACCCTATTTTACCTATCGCCGATTCAAACACGCTGATATTCAGCCGCTGATAGCTGCACTTTCACCCGACAAAGGTTTTTCGGTAAAAGAGTTGGGGCTTTCTACCGAAAAGCGCGTGATTCATCACATCCGATTGGGCAAAGGCACCACCAAAGTGATGCTCTGGTCGCAAATGCACGGCGACGAAGCCACGGCGACTATGGCGCTGTTCGATATTTTCCGTTTTTTCAGCGCTTCCGATGAGTTGGACAGCTACCGCAAGGTTATATTAGACAACCTGAGCCTGCACTTTGTGCCGATGCTCAACCCCGATGGGGCGGAGGTGTTCAAACGACGCACAGCATTAGACATAGACATGAACCGCGATGCCCTGCGGTTAGTCAATCCCGAGTCGCGGTTGCTCAAAGGCCTGCGCGATGAACTGAACGCCGATTTCGGGTTTAACCTGCACGACCAACATACGCGCTACACGGCCTACTATACGCCCAAGCCGGCCACTATTTCATTCCTTGCGCCTGCCTATAACGTAGCCAAAGAGGTAAATCCCGTGCGAGAACGTGCCATGCGCCTCATTGCGGCCATGAACGACGACCTGCAAAGCATCATCCCCGGGCAGGTTGCCAAATATAACGATGAATTTGAGCCGCGTGCCTTTGGTGATAACATCCAAAAATGGGGCACAAGCACCGTGTTAATAGAGTCCGGCGGCTACCCCGATGACCCTGAAAAATTTTATATCCGCCAATTGAATTTTATTGCCATTCTTTCGGCGCTTTATGCCATTGCGCAAAAAGAATATGAGCATCATACAACCGAGCAATATTGGGCGATTCCCGAAAACCGCACACAACTGCGCCATTTGGTGCTGCGCAATGCTTTGCTGGATTTCAACGGAACAGCCTACCGCGCCGATATCTCTTTTGACATCCGTGAGCGCATGAAAGCCGACGGGCGCAGTTTCTATTACCAATGCTTTGTGGACGACATCGGCGATTTGAGCACCTTGTACGGCTATCGCGAAATAGACTGTACCAATTTACAGGTGAGTTTCGGCAAGGTTTATCCCGAAGAAATGTACAGTTTAGACCAAATCAGGAAACTGAATTTCAGCCGCTTACTGGCGGAAGGCTACACTGCTTTGCGCTACAAAGGGCAGGATTGGCAGGAAAAAGACGTTCCGGCAGATATTCCCTTTAACCTGCTGCGAGGCAACCACACCCGCCCTGACGATGCGGTCAGTATGGAGCAAAACCCCGACCTTGTGCTTGCGGAGAACGGCAAAGTGCGTTATCTGATTATCAACGGATTTGTGCGAGAGCCGGATGTTCAATCATCAAAAGGCAACGCTTTGAGCTACTGA